One region of Clostridiisalibacter paucivorans DSM 22131 genomic DNA includes:
- a CDS encoding spore coat protein, translated as MYLTQKERYLLEDQKSHEELCIKKYSNYANQAKDPQLKQIFTQLGNQEQEHLNTINQIMDGQIPNVNQQQQQGMQNQQNQSMSQSGMKDQSDADLCTDLLATEKYISSTYNTAIFEFTDTNIRKVLNHIQKEEQEHGEKIFNYMQSHGMYDVQ; from the coding sequence ATGTATTTAACTCAAAAAGAAAGATACTTATTGGAAGATCAAAAGAGTCATGAAGAATTGTGTATAAAAAAGTATAGTAATTATGCAAACCAAGCTAAAGATCCTCAACTAAAACAAATTTTTACTCAACTTGGTAATCAAGAGCAAGAACATCTTAATACCATCAATCAAATTATGGATGGTCAAATTCCAAATGTCAACCAACAACAGCAACAAGGTATGCAAAATCAACAAAATCAGTCCATGAGCCAAAGCGGAATGAAAGATCAAAGTGATGCTGATTTATGTACCGATCTTCTTGCTACAGAAAAATATATTTCTTCTACCTATAATACAGCAATATTTGAATTCACAGATACTAATATTAGAAAAGTGTTAAATCATATTCAAAAAGAAGAACAAGAGCATGGTGAAAAAATATTTAATTATATGCAAAGTCACGGTATGTATGATGTACAATAA
- a CDS encoding sigma-54 interaction domain-containing protein, with protein sequence MSEGIIFIDREGKIQLYNQKSKEIFGIIYNEGRGHKRGRIEDGDIVIIANNNLGKDDGKLTTDDLKIIGIDNEDIDIGDAVIGIGVYGSGHVDSMVKYMKGQKKGNNMYLNYRISDKNIEVVIDFRNKIIDIILNGEHFLMEYINAIGHMLLLDSKCDKVKFYQAKGYTIRKESIKDILTGKEYMAKGKNSDILDVIGNDIFEVHGYIEAMREFYEVARGKELSYKDKFIEINGRPTLCSLVPIDRDNIRIGALLKVKDISELKRITKERDEALIKLQNIEKRLEENDYSMFFPNVIGDSIIMQRLKELAYRASKTNSTLLILGESGTGKSLLAKEIHDASYNKDMPFIHVNCGSIPENLIESELFGYEGGAFTGAKSTGKIGFFEMAQGGTIFLDEVGELSLAMQVKLLQFLQDKSFYRVGGNKKVNVDVRIMAATNKNLENEVIEGKFREDLFYRVNVFPIYIAPLREHKQDIYQLVCHLLPKICIKIGCEEKRISSEAINKLVEYDWPGNIRELENVLERSVNFSESNIILSDHIKILNKRYNKNIEKHISTMKDIVMDAEKNALINALNATNGNKKKAMRMLGMGKTSFYDKLKKYKI encoded by the coding sequence ATGTCAGAAGGGATAATATTTATAGATAGGGAAGGTAAGATACAATTATATAATCAAAAATCTAAGGAAATTTTTGGGATAATATATAATGAGGGTAGAGGTCATAAAAGGGGAAGGATAGAAGATGGAGATATAGTTATTATAGCAAATAATAACTTAGGTAAAGATGATGGAAAACTAACGACAGATGATTTGAAGATTATAGGAATAGACAATGAAGATATAGATATAGGAGATGCTGTTATAGGGATAGGGGTTTATGGGAGCGGACATGTAGATTCTATGGTTAAATATATGAAGGGGCAAAAAAAGGGTAATAATATGTATTTAAACTATAGAATTTCAGACAAAAACATTGAAGTTGTAATAGATTTTAGAAATAAAATTATAGATATTATTTTAAATGGAGAACACTTTTTAATGGAATATATAAATGCCATAGGACATATGTTATTGTTAGATAGTAAATGTGATAAAGTTAAATTTTACCAAGCCAAAGGATATACGATAAGAAAGGAAAGCATAAAGGATATATTGACTGGAAAGGAATATATGGCAAAGGGGAAAAACTCAGATATATTGGATGTGATAGGCAATGATATATTTGAAGTTCATGGATATATAGAAGCTATGAGAGAATTCTATGAAGTAGCTAGAGGTAAGGAATTATCCTATAAAGATAAATTTATAGAGATAAATGGTAGACCTACATTATGTTCATTGGTACCTATAGATAGAGACAATATAAGGATTGGGGCATTATTAAAGGTCAAAGATATATCAGAGCTAAAAAGAATAACAAAGGAAAGAGATGAAGCATTGATAAAGCTTCAAAATATAGAAAAAAGGTTAGAAGAAAATGATTATAGCATGTTTTTTCCAAATGTAATCGGTGACAGCATCATAATGCAAAGATTAAAAGAATTAGCCTATAGAGCATCTAAGACTAACTCTACACTGCTGATTTTAGGAGAGAGTGGAACGGGAAAGAGTTTATTGGCTAAAGAAATTCATGATGCTAGTTACAATAAAGATATGCCATTTATCCATGTAAACTGTGGATCAATACCAGAAAATCTTATAGAAAGTGAGTTATTTGGATATGAAGGGGGGGCATTTACTGGGGCAAAATCTACTGGTAAAATAGGATTTTTTGAAATGGCTCAGGGAGGAACTATATTTTTAGATGAAGTAGGCGAGTTGTCATTGGCTATGCAAGTAAAATTGTTACAGTTTTTACAAGATAAGAGTTTTTATAGAGTTGGTGGAAATAAAAAGGTAAATGTAGATGTTAGAATAATGGCAGCTACAAATAAAAATCTAGAAAATGAAGTTATTGAAGGAAAGTTTAGAGAAGATTTGTTTTATAGAGTGAATGTTTTTCCTATATATATTGCTCCATTGAGGGAACATAAACAGGATATTTATCAATTAGTTTGTCATCTATTACCCAAGATATGTATAAAAATAGGCTGTGAAGAAAAAAGAATATCATCTGAAGCTATAAATAAGCTAGTTGAATATGATTGGCCAGGAAATATAAGAGAGTTAGAAAATGTATTAGAGAGATCAGTTAACTTCTCTGAGTCAAATATAATATTGTCAGATCATATAAAAATATTGAATAAAAGATATAATAAAAATATTGAAAAACATATATCCACAATGAAAGATATAGTTATGGATGCTGAAAAAAATGCATTAATAAATGCATTAAATGCAACTAATGGAAATAAGAAAAAGGCTATGAGAATGTTGGGGATGGGAAAAACGAGTTTCTATGATAAATTAAAAAAATACAAAATATGA
- the lysA gene encoding diaminopimelate decarboxylase: MNKFIKLLILACELHNIVIQKTIEKGDYMSYINNGNNLVFGGCDTVALAKKYGTPLYVVDENYIVERCEEIKESFLYKYKNTNAVFASKAFLPLAMCKLIAKQGIGLDVVSGGELYTAIKANFPLEKIIFHGNNKTEDELYMAIKHDVGRIIVDNEYELELIDSISKRLDKRVKILFRVTPGVNSHTHEYITTGQKDSKFGISLSDDIIFETIRKTKVLEKVDLMGFHFHVGSQLLDNESHLKALDIVTELMYQSLKRLDFVTRELNLGGGFGIKYAFGEDRKPVSYFVDAMMDKLYENCKKMNIEVPSTAIEPGRWLVGEAGITLYKIGAIKSIPEIRTYASVDGGMTDNLRPALYGAKYEAVIANKVNEKKVKKVTVAGKCCESGDILIKDLEVPEIESGDILAVFSTGAYNYSMANNYNKITKPAVVMVNKGRDRLIVKRETYEDLLRNELY; the protein is encoded by the coding sequence TTGAATAAATTTATAAAATTATTAATATTGGCATGTGAATTGCACAATATAGTGATACAGAAAACTATTGAAAAGGGTGATTACATGTCATATATTAATAATGGAAATAATCTAGTATTTGGAGGATGTGATACGGTAGCGTTAGCTAAAAAATATGGTACTCCACTATATGTGGTAGATGAAAATTACATAGTGGAGAGATGTGAGGAAATTAAAGAAAGTTTTTTATATAAATATAAAAATACTAATGCTGTTTTTGCCAGCAAGGCATTTTTGCCATTAGCTATGTGTAAATTGATAGCAAAACAGGGTATAGGATTAGATGTGGTGTCTGGTGGGGAGCTTTATACAGCTATAAAGGCAAATTTTCCATTGGAAAAAATAATATTTCATGGAAATAATAAGACTGAAGATGAGCTCTATATGGCAATAAAACATGATGTAGGTAGAATTATAGTAGATAATGAATATGAATTGGAATTAATAGATAGTATTTCTAAAAGGTTAGATAAAAGAGTAAAGATACTGTTTAGGGTTACTCCTGGGGTAAATAGTCATACACATGAGTATATAACTACAGGGCAAAAGGATTCTAAATTTGGAATATCATTGTCGGATGATATTATATTTGAGACTATTAGAAAGACTAAGGTATTAGAAAAAGTAGACTTGATGGGATTTCATTTTCATGTAGGTTCACAATTATTGGATAATGAATCTCATTTAAAGGCACTAGATATTGTAACAGAACTTATGTATCAGTCGCTAAAAAGACTTGATTTTGTTACTAGAGAGTTAAATTTAGGTGGAGGATTTGGTATCAAATATGCTTTTGGGGAAGACAGAAAACCTGTTAGTTATTTTGTAGATGCTATGATGGATAAATTATACGAGAATTGTAAGAAAATGAATATAGAAGTACCAAGTACTGCAATAGAGCCAGGAAGATGGCTAGTTGGAGAGGCTGGAATAACTCTTTATAAGATAGGTGCAATAAAGAGTATACCAGAAATAAGGACTTATGCCTCTGTGGATGGAGGTATGACTGACAATTTAAGGCCTGCTTTGTATGGGGCGAAATATGAGGCTGTTATTGCCAATAAAGTCAATGAAAAAAAAGTAAAGAAAGTGACTGTAGCTGGCAAATGTTGTGAATCGGGAGATATATTAATAAAAGATTTAGAAGTGCCAGAAATAGAATCAGGAGATATATTGGCAGTATTTAGTACTGGGGCCTATAATTATTCTATGGCCAATAATTACAATAAAATAACAAAGCCAGCTGTAGTTATGGTAAATAAGGGGAGGGACAGGCTAATAGTTAAAAGGGAGACATATGAAGATTTGTTGAGAAATGAGCTATATTAA
- a CDS encoding nucleoside recognition domain-containing protein, translating to MINVIWLLMIVVGVVVGAINGNLEAVTQAAMDSANLGVELSLGLIGIMALWLGIMKIAEDSGMIQGLAKLLKPIMVRLFPDVPPDHPAMGAIIMNMAANVLGLGNAATPLGLKAMQELQELNDEKDTATNAMCTFLAINTSSVTLIPSEAMALLVAVGATSKQATAIIGPSIIATAVSTIVAVIAVKSLQRLKVFKMDKKSTKKVINN from the coding sequence ATGATTAATGTTATATGGTTATTGATGATTGTAGTTGGGGTCGTTGTTGGGGCTATAAATGGAAACCTTGAAGCCGTTACTCAAGCTGCAATGGATTCTGCAAATCTAGGTGTTGAGTTGTCTTTAGGATTAATAGGAATAATGGCATTATGGCTTGGAATAATGAAGATTGCAGAAGATAGTGGTATGATCCAAGGATTAGCTAAATTATTAAAACCTATTATGGTTAGACTTTTTCCAGATGTACCCCCAGATCATCCTGCTATGGGAGCAATAATAATGAATATGGCTGCCAATGTATTGGGATTGGGAAATGCAGCTACACCTTTAGGGCTTAAAGCTATGCAGGAGTTACAGGAATTAAATGATGAAAAAGATACGGCTACAAATGCTATGTGTACGTTTTTGGCTATAAATACTTCATCAGTTACATTAATACCCTCAGAGGCTATGGCACTGTTAGTAGCAGTTGGTGCAACTAGTAAACAGGCTACAGCTATTATAGGGCCTTCAATTATAGCCACAGCAGTATCCACTATAGTTGCAGTGATTGCAGTAAAATCTTTACAGAGGCTAAAAGTTTTTAAAATGGATAAAAAGTCTACTAAAAAAGTTATAAATAATTAG
- a CDS encoding spore maturation protein yields MFVKIIGAISMYAVPVMLLGIPLYGFFKKVKVYESFTEGAKEGFTTAVRIIPYLVAMLVAIGVFRASGAMEGLTTILKPITSLIGMPAEVLPMALMRPLSGGGAQGIMSDLLNTYGPDSTIGHIASVMMGSTETTFYVVAVYFGSVAIRKTRHAIPAGLIADAAGLIAAVFVARIFLG; encoded by the coding sequence ATGTTTGTAAAGATAATAGGTGCTATATCTATGTATGCAGTACCAGTAATGCTTTTGGGGATTCCATTATATGGATTTTTCAAAAAAGTTAAAGTATATGAAAGTTTTACTGAAGGTGCAAAAGAAGGATTTACAACAGCTGTAAGAATAATCCCTTATTTAGTTGCGATGTTGGTTGCTATAGGTGTATTTAGAGCTTCAGGTGCTATGGAAGGTTTAACGACAATATTAAAACCTATAACTAGTTTGATAGGGATGCCAGCAGAGGTATTACCAATGGCCCTTATGAGACCTTTATCTGGTGGTGGAGCTCAAGGAATAATGAGTGATTTATTGAATACCTATGGACCTGATTCTACTATTGGGCATATAGCATCGGTAATGATGGGTTCTACTGAGACTACTTTCTATGTAGTTGCAGTATATTTTGGCTCGGTAGCTATTAGAAAAACTAGACATGCCATACCTGCGGGACTTATTGCTGATGCAGCAGGTCTAATCGCAGCAGTTTTTGTGGCAAGGATATTTTTAGGTTAA
- a CDS encoding S66 peptidase family protein, whose translation MLKPKALEFGDTIGVIAPSSPAWDLDMEEVINTLKNIGFNAVLGKSCYETYGYLAGKDDIRANDINTMFEDDNIDGIICLRGGYGTPRILDKLNYDIINKNPKVFVGYSDITAIHTVLNNKSGIVTFHGPMVSSNMIDKFDEFSKRSLFNTIMNTEPIGRLSNPNEEQIKTLVSGKTKGNIVGGNLALIASTIGTPYEIDTKNKILFLEDIGEEPFSIDRMLTQLYHSGKLQDANGIVLGDWADCTPIEHKENLTLLQIFDDIIGTLKKPTIYNFKSGHCSPMITIPFGVEAYLDGERGSLYISEGAVI comes from the coding sequence ATGTTAAAGCCAAAGGCGTTAGAATTTGGAGATACAATTGGTGTAATTGCACCTTCTAGTCCAGCATGGGATTTAGATATGGAGGAGGTAATAAATACTTTAAAAAATATAGGGTTTAATGCTGTCCTTGGAAAAAGCTGTTATGAAACATATGGATATTTGGCAGGTAAGGATGATATCAGAGCAAATGATATAAATACTATGTTTGAAGATGATAATATTGATGGTATTATTTGTTTAAGGGGAGGTTATGGTACACCGAGGATATTAGATAAATTAAACTACGATATTATTAATAAAAACCCTAAAGTATTTGTAGGATATAGTGATATTACTGCTATACATACTGTTTTAAATAATAAAAGCGGAATTGTAACTTTTCATGGTCCCATGGTTTCTAGTAATATGATAGATAAGTTTGACGAATTTTCTAAAAGATCTTTATTTAACACTATAATGAATACAGAGCCCATAGGAAGACTAAGTAATCCTAACGAGGAACAAATTAAGACATTGGTGTCAGGTAAGACTAAAGGCAATATTGTAGGTGGAAATTTAGCACTTATAGCTTCAACTATTGGTACGCCATATGAAATAGATACAAAAAATAAGATATTATTTTTAGAGGATATTGGAGAAGAGCCATTTAGTATAGATAGAATGCTAACTCAACTTTATCATTCAGGAAAACTACAAGATGCCAATGGGATAGTTTTAGGAGATTGGGCAGATTGTACTCCTATTGAGCATAAAGAAAATCTTACTCTATTACAGATATTTGATGACATAATAGGGACATTAAAGAAACCCACAATATATAATTTTAAATCTGGCCATTGTAGTCCTATGATTACCATTCCGTTTGGTGTGGAAGCCTATCTGGATGGAGAGCGTGGCTCCTTATATATTAGTGAGGGAGCAGTAATATAA
- a CDS encoding ATP-dependent metallopeptidase FtsH/Yme1/Tma family protein, protein MKYLLQKKILIVIAMVTIIMTTGIFLYVEKGNEYEKMNYKKFTELLDENKVEKVTLSSSPYIKVILDSGKEFKTQNPRIENFKEKLLLHEVEVIEEEFSFNSKNIISIFIFLGVLVFFVYYGKKGGGAKSAQKEITDMANIDINNDEKRTRFKNIAGNEEAKESLVEIVDFIKNPDKYEKYGARIPRGVLLYGSPGTGKTLLAKAVSGEASVPFFPVNGSDFIQVYAGVGASRIRSLFKKARKLGKAVIFIDEIDALGKNRKNSIGGNDESDRTLNALLTEMSGFNENQGIVVIGATNRIDILDKALLRPGRFDRQIEVGLPDRMSRYNILKLHGLNKPLDKSVNLMELADKTVYFSGAKLENLMNESAIIAARNNDEFINMSHIDKAFYSMLIGSEKKDKSSISVDEKSITAYHEAGHALISKLICPENRVTKVSIIPSTKGAGGFTMNIYKDKMYQTKRDIEKNIMVSLAGRAAEELVFGEEDITTGASNDLERATMLSLKLVSKFGMDKNMGLLSYERLYGNNIVSNEKIIGRVKEKVEELYEETKSIIKDNLDILKDIAKGLMEYEMLDESQLESIINT, encoded by the coding sequence TTGAAATATTTATTACAGAAAAAGATATTAATAGTTATTGCAATGGTAACTATAATTATGACAACTGGGATTTTTCTATATGTTGAAAAGGGTAATGAGTATGAAAAAATGAATTATAAAAAGTTTACAGAATTACTAGATGAGAATAAGGTCGAGAAAGTGACACTAAGTTCAAGCCCCTATATCAAAGTAATATTAGATAGTGGGAAGGAGTTTAAAACACAGAATCCAAGGATTGAAAATTTTAAGGAAAAGTTACTTTTACATGAGGTAGAAGTAATTGAAGAAGAATTTAGTTTTAATTCTAAAAATATAATATCTATATTTATATTTTTAGGAGTATTAGTTTTTTTTGTATATTATGGGAAAAAGGGTGGAGGAGCTAAATCTGCACAAAAAGAAATAACAGATATGGCCAATATAGATATTAATAATGATGAAAAAAGGACAAGATTTAAGAATATTGCAGGAAATGAAGAAGCCAAAGAAAGTTTAGTTGAAATAGTAGATTTCATAAAAAATCCCGATAAATATGAAAAATATGGAGCAAGAATACCTAGAGGAGTTTTATTGTATGGTAGTCCTGGAACTGGAAAAACACTCTTAGCTAAAGCTGTTTCAGGCGAAGCATCAGTTCCTTTTTTTCCTGTAAATGGTTCAGATTTTATACAGGTTTATGCAGGTGTAGGAGCAAGTAGGATAAGATCTTTATTTAAAAAGGCAAGAAAGTTAGGGAAGGCTGTTATTTTCATAGATGAAATTGATGCACTGGGAAAAAATCGTAAAAATAGTATAGGTGGAAATGACGAAAGTGATAGAACTTTAAATGCCTTGTTGACAGAAATGTCAGGATTTAATGAAAATCAGGGTATAGTAGTTATTGGGGCCACTAATAGGATAGATATATTGGATAAAGCACTACTTAGACCTGGTAGATTTGATAGACAGATAGAAGTGGGACTCCCTGATAGAATGTCAAGATATAATATATTGAAACTTCATGGGCTTAATAAACCTTTGGATAAAAGTGTTAATTTAATGGAATTAGCCGATAAAACAGTATATTTCAGTGGTGCTAAGCTGGAAAATTTAATGAATGAATCGGCTATAATTGCTGCAAGAAATAATGATGAATTTATAAATATGAGTCATATAGACAAGGCCTTCTATAGTATGCTTATAGGAAGTGAAAAAAAGGACAAATCATCAATAAGTGTCGATGAAAAGAGTATTACAGCATATCATGAAGCGGGACATGCATTAATTAGTAAATTAATATGCCCTGAAAATAGGGTGACTAAGGTTAGTATTATCCCTAGTACTAAAGGTGCTGGAGGATTTACTATGAATATATATAAAGATAAGATGTATCAGACTAAAAGAGATATAGAAAAGAATATCATGGTATCTCTAGCTGGAAGGGCTGCTGAGGAATTAGTGTTTGGAGAAGAAGATATTACAACGGGCGCTTCAAATGATTTGGAAAGAGCTACTATGTTAAGTCTAAAGCTGGTATCAAAATTTGGAATGGATAAAAATATGGGTCTTTTAAGCTATGAACGTTTATATGGAAACAATATAGTATCAAATGAGAAGATTATAGGTAGAGTCAAAGAAAAAGTTGAAGAGTTATATGAAGAGACGAAGAGTATTATAAAAGATAATTTGGATATCCTTAAGGATATAGCAAAAGGGCTGATGGAATATGAAATGTTAGACGAATCACAGTTGGAAAGTATAATAAACACTTAA
- a CDS encoding putative polysaccharide biosynthesis protein — protein MSTSKFIYGSIILAIINGIVRVFGFGYKIVLSKLIGPQGIGLFQMVFPILMVFITLTTAGMPIAVSKMVSRENSINNHTGIKKIFTISFIFTLTLSLILSLTLLLFAQNFTDIFWSDSGLVILIRSICPAIIIISLSSLIRGYFYGLQKVAIPGASQIIEQIVRISFVLGILYYLNIKSSKLGALIAVWGISIGELVGLITLIINYKITNLSLKSNNMTKLKFKDIFIELMTISIPITLSRFINVLMQMGNTVLIPKRLVLAGYSMDTAISTLGKVMGMTMPFVMLPFIFTSALVVNIIPDISNKKHISQYSSIKKDISLSIHTTLLISIPLTFIYIFFSEHISLFFYNDIEVGRYMKIMGCGTIFLSLHHTLSGILHGLGKQVQTTINYILGMSLQLFLTYQLVANPNFGIKGFFIGFLLSSITIFLLHLISLVKIIKFNICPFHSIIKPVLSSVVMVVSIYILNYVFNNLFIPITFVFGGIIYAILLLITKAIPLKSIENLRK, from the coding sequence TTGAGCACTTCTAAATTTATATATGGTTCAATAATATTAGCTATTATAAATGGCATAGTAAGAGTATTTGGTTTTGGTTATAAAATAGTTTTATCAAAACTTATTGGACCTCAAGGTATAGGTCTATTTCAAATGGTTTTTCCTATACTCATGGTATTCATCACTCTAACTACAGCAGGTATGCCCATAGCAGTTTCAAAAATGGTTTCAAGGGAAAATTCCATAAATAATCACACAGGCATAAAAAAAATATTTACCATTTCCTTTATATTCACATTGACTCTTTCATTAATATTATCATTGACTCTTCTACTATTTGCTCAAAATTTTACAGATATATTCTGGTCAGATTCTGGTCTCGTAATACTTATTCGCAGTATATGTCCTGCAATAATAATTATATCGTTATCGTCATTGATAAGAGGATACTTTTATGGATTACAAAAGGTTGCAATTCCTGGAGCTTCTCAAATAATAGAACAAATTGTAAGGATATCCTTTGTACTGGGCATTTTATACTATCTCAATATAAAGTCTTCCAAATTAGGTGCATTAATAGCTGTTTGGGGAATATCAATAGGAGAATTGGTAGGACTTATAACTCTCATAATAAATTATAAAATAACAAATTTAAGTCTTAAATCCAACAATATGACTAAGTTAAAATTTAAAGACATATTTATAGAATTGATGACTATATCTATACCGATTACCCTTTCCAGGTTTATAAATGTACTTATGCAAATGGGAAATACTGTATTAATTCCTAAACGATTAGTTTTAGCAGGTTATTCAATGGATACTGCAATATCTACATTAGGTAAAGTTATGGGCATGACCATGCCTTTTGTAATGTTGCCATTTATATTTACTTCTGCATTAGTTGTCAACATAATACCTGATATATCTAACAAAAAACATATATCTCAATACTCATCTATAAAGAAGGATATATCTTTAAGTATCCATACTACTTTGCTTATATCAATACCTTTAACATTTATATACATTTTCTTTTCTGAGCATATATCATTGTTCTTTTACAATGATATAGAGGTTGGAAGATATATGAAAATCATGGGATGTGGCACAATCTTTCTTTCTCTACATCATACCCTTTCTGGTATACTCCATGGTTTAGGTAAACAAGTACAGACCACTATTAATTATATACTGGGAATGTCACTACAATTATTTTTAACTTACCAACTTGTTGCTAATCCTAATTTTGGTATCAAAGGTTTTTTTATAGGTTTTTTATTAAGTTCTATTACCATCTTTCTATTACATCTCATATCCTTAGTAAAGATAATTAAATTCAATATATGTCCTTTCCATTCTATAATAAAGCCTGTTTTATCATCTGTTGTGATGGTTGTTTCAATTTATATTTTAAACTATGTATTTAATAACCTCTTCATTCCCATAACATTTGTATTTGGAGGGATAATATATGCTATTTTATTGCTGATAACCAAAGCTATACCATTAAAATCAATTGAAAATTTAAGAAAATAA
- a CDS encoding motility protein A → MRIVNKSKYKIIIITALIMLLIHSLVGSISVKQLLNFRAIEIIIAGVLFTVIIAFSFDTLIFTYHIIKRSFGYEEDYEGEIYKIYNYAIRVKKYGALKLQSSIDTEENKFVKDGIQLICDYVKPEDIQDVLTKDIQAKKENLYRPYNLLKMVAQVSPAFGLVGTLIGMVGVLSNIDNPQMIAINMSSALVSTLYGALISNFIAIPLMGRVKEMIDKDILKYRIIKEGIYLIGKNDTTRNVFDKMNAMLPDEKRVESPVRRITNEGNNIYESNN, encoded by the coding sequence ATGAGAATAGTAAATAAATCTAAATATAAGATTATTATTATAACTGCACTTATAATGCTTTTGATTCATTCATTGGTTGGAAGTATATCTGTGAAACAACTACTAAACTTCAGGGCTATTGAGATAATAATTGCAGGGGTACTCTTTACTGTAATAATTGCATTTTCATTTGATACATTAATATTTACATACCATATTATAAAAAGATCATTTGGATATGAGGAAGATTATGAAGGAGAAATATATAAAATTTATAATTATGCCATAAGGGTAAAAAAATATGGTGCATTAAAACTCCAATCCAGTATAGACACTGAAGAGAATAAATTTGTTAAGGATGGAATCCAATTAATATGTGATTATGTAAAGCCTGAAGATATACAAGATGTATTGACTAAAGATATACAGGCAAAAAAAGAAAATTTATATAGGCCATATAATCTACTCAAAATGGTAGCACAAGTGTCGCCAGCATTTGGTTTGGTAGGGACACTTATTGGAATGGTGGGGGTGCTTTCAAATATAGACAATCCACAGATGATAGCTATAAATATGTCTTCTGCTTTAGTTAGTACTTTATATGGGGCATTAATTTCAAATTTTATAGCTATACCGTTAATGGGAAGGGTAAAAGAAATGATTGATAAAGATATTTTAAAATATAGAATAATAAAAGAGGGCATCTATTTAATAGGAAAAAATGATACAACAAGAAATGTTTTTGATAAAATGAATGCTATGTTACCTGATGAAAAAAGAGTTGAAAGTCCAGTAAGAAGAATAACTAATGAGGGGAATAATATATATGAATCCAATAATTAA